Proteins from one Neodiprion fabricii isolate iyNeoFabr1 chromosome 5, iyNeoFabr1.1, whole genome shotgun sequence genomic window:
- the LOC124182263 gene encoding notchless protein homolog 1, with product MQNAMETETDTETTEVKRVLSRFKSDTGEVLPGGLLDLPVDITVDKLQLICNALLQEEDPVPLAFFVNDTEITTSLEKCLEKNFSTSEDVVDIVYQLQAVFKVRAVTRCTGSLEGHKEAVISVSFSPDGQHLASGSGDTTVRFWDIHTQTPHFTCEGHKHWVLCIAWSPCGKKLISACKNGSIIMWDPESGKQVGKTMNGHKMWVTYLSWEPYHSNPECRFFVSSSKDCDLRIWDSKLGQTSTVLAGHTKSVTCVKWGGGGLIYSASQDRSIKVWRATDGILCRTLEGHAHWVNTLALNTDYVLRTGPFYPLETSGDLSLLERAKKRYEAVGQEKLVSGSDDFTLFFWNPDKDKKPITRMTGHQQLINDVKFSPDGRLLASASFDKSIKLWEGSSGKYITSLRGHVQAVYSVSWSADSRLLVSGSADSTLKVWSIKTKKLAQDLPGHADEVYAVDWSPDGLRVASGGKDKILKLWQN from the exons ATGCAGAACGCGATGGAGACGGAGACGGATACGGAGACGACTGAGGTGAAGAGAGTCTTGTCACGCTTCAAGTCAGACACAGGCGAAGTGCTACCCGGAGGTTTGCTTGATCTACCGGTTGACATAACCGTCGACAAGTTGCAACTGATTTGCAACGCTCTTCTCCAAGAGGAGGACCCCGTACCCTTGGCCTTCTTTGTAAACGACACAGAGATCACTACTTCGTTGGagaaatgtttggaaaaaaatttcagcaccAGCGAAGATGTTGTCGATATCGTCTACCAGCTTCAGGCTGTCTTCAAAGTCAGAGCTGTAACCAGGTGTACCGGATCTCTCGAAG gacATAAGGAAGCGGTGATATCGGTATCGTTTTCACCAGATGGTCAGCATTTGGCTAGTGGTTCGGGTGATACAACGGTCAGATTTTGGGACATCCATACTCAGACTCCACACTTTACTTGCGAAGGCCATAAACACTGGGTTTTGTGCATAGCGTGGTCACCCtgcggtaaaaaattgatatctgCATGCAAGAATGGAAGCATAATAATGTGGGATCCTGAGAGCGGTAAACAAGTGG GAAAGACAATGAATGGGCACAAGATGTGGGTTACGTACCTCAGCTGGGAGCCTTACCACAGCAACCCCGAGTGCCGATTTTTTGTCAGTTCTTCCAAGGACTGCGACTTGAGGATATGGGATTCGAAGCTTGGACAAACTTCCACGGTCTTGGCTGGTCACACCAAGAGTGTGACGTGTGTCAAATGGGGTGGCGGTGGGCTGATATACTCTGCATCACAGGATAGATCTATCAAAGTTTGGAGAGCCACGGAT GGGATATTGTGCAGGACACTCGAGGGCCACGCACACTGGGTGAATACGCTGGCATTAAACACCGACTACGTTCTGAGAACTGGTCCGTTTTACCCGCTGGAAACGTCAGGTGACCTCTCGCTTTTGGAACGGGCAAAAAAACGATACGAGGCTGTGGGGCAAGAGAAACTTGTCTCTGGCTCCGACGACTTTACTCTATTCTTTTGGAACCCAGACAAGGATAAAAAACCAATTA CTCGAATGACTGGGCATCAGCAACTAATAAACGATGTCAAGTTCTCTCCGGATGGCCGCCTCCTGGCATCCGCCTCTTTCGACAAGTCAATTAAGTTGTGGGAAGGAAGTTCTGGGAAGTATATCACCTCGCTTAGAGGACATGTTCAGGCTGTCTACTCTGTTTCTTGGAGCGCCGATTCCCGGTTACTAGTTAGTGGTAGTGCCGATTCGACTTTGAAAG tctgGAGTATCAAAACTAAGAAGTTGGCTCAGGATCTACCTGGACATGCGGACGAAGTTTATGCCGTCGATTGGTCGCCTGATGGCCTCCGAGTTGCTTCTGGAGGGAaggataaaatattaaaactttGGCAGAATTGA
- the LOC124182260 gene encoding venom carboxylesterase-6-like, with protein MKFSVIATMLLGHCICLSQGKTETYPTVTTPLGTIEGYYDTSSGNRTFEAYTGIPYAEPPVGDLRFEIPKAISAWSGVLSAKGYGSACVQPSAIHVSYVEKTVTGAEDCLYLHVYTPAANSSGNLLPVIFFVHGGGFQFGSAESYGPHYLLDSDVVLVTPNYRLGVFGFLSTEDATVSGNMGLKDQVIALQWVKDNIEYFGGNPESITLVGQSAGAVSVHYHYLTNLTSGLFQRGMSISGTALYPWAQTEASLVKAKVLAASLGCPTISVGCMVKCLKNQTADDIALATWAFTPWLASPMVPFGPVVEKGDANFTFIDRYPIDIITSGDVQDLPWITSGVSEDGLYPAALFIANATDLDYLNENWNAIAPSLLDFNYTIPVSNRSTVSELIKQHYLGTSEICNSTIEKFVHLMTDRLYLFGTQKAALLKADANENPVHVYYFTYRGAHSVSEYFSNGVTTNWGVAHGDDICYAIDSFFDATTTENDKAMQKVIIKLWVSYATNGTADVGVEWNPLNGSSSNLNYLRIAGPDNLYMESNSNFGRKDFWSTINFEENIL; from the exons ATGAAATTTTCCGTAATCGCAACGATGTTGCTCGGACACTGCATCTGTCTTTCGCAAGGCAAGACCGAGACATACCCGACGGTGACAACGCCTTTGGGGACCATCGAGGGCTACTACGACACTTCGTCCGGAAACCGTACTTTCGAGGCCTATACAGGGATTCCGTACGCCGAACCCCCGGTCGGAGATTTGAGATTTGAG ATCCCCAAGGCGATTTCCGCGTGGTCGGGTGTCCTTTCGGCGAAGGGATACGGCTCAGCGTGTGTGCAGCCCAGCGCCATCCATGTCAGCTACGTGGAGAAGACGGTGACCGGTGCCGAGGATTGTCTTTACCTCCACGTTTATACCCCGGCTGCGAATTCCTCGGGAAATTTACTACCGGTCATATTCTTCGTTCACGGAGGAGGTTTCCAATTCGGTTCGGCCGAATCGTACGGTCCTCATTACTTGCTCGACAGCGACGTCGTCCTGGTTACCCCCAACTACAGACTCGGAGTATTTG GCTTTCTAAGTACGGAGGACGCCACAGTATCCGGAAATATGGGGCTGAAGGACCAAGTGATCGCTTTGCAATGGGTCAAGGACAACATCGAGTACTTTGGCGGAAACCCGGAGAGCATCACGCTTGTCGGTCAAAGCGCCGGGGCGGTGAGCGTTCATTATCACTACTTGACGAATCTCACATCAGGCTTGTTCCAAA GAGGAATGTCGATTTCCGGGACCGCACTGTATCCCTGGGCTCAGACTGAGGCTTCCCTGGTAAAGGCTAAGGTCCTTGCTGCTTCTTTGGGATGTCCTACTATCAGCGTTGGATGTATGGTCAAATGCTTAAAAAACCAAACAGCGGATGATATCGCGCTGGCGACCTGGGCATTCACG CCGTGGCTCGCAAGTCCCATGGTTCCATTCGGACCGGTCGTTGAAAAGGGGGACGCCAACTTCACGTTCATCGATCGATATCCCATTGATATAATCACATCGGGCGATGTACAGGATTTACCGTGGATCACGAGCGGCGTTTCAGAAGATGGATTGTATCcag CTGCTTTGTTTATCGCTAATGCGACGGACCTCGATtacttgaatgaaaattggaacGCAATCGCACCCTCTCTTTTGGATTTCAACTACACCATTCCAGTCAGCAATCGTTCGACCGTCAGTGAATTGATAAAACAGCATTACttgg GAACAAGTGAAATCTGCAACTcaacaatcgaaaaattcgTCCACCTGATGACCGATCGTTTGTACCTCTTCGGTACCCAAAAAGCCGCGCTTCTAAAAGCAGACGCGAACGAAAATCCCGTACATGTCTATTACTTCACCTACAGAGGAGCGCACAGTGTTAGCGAATATTTCAGCAACGGAGTAACCACAAATTGGG GAGTGGCTCACGGAGACGACATATGCTACGCaatcgattcgtttttcgacGCAACGACCACGGAGAATGACAAAGCGATGCAAAAAGTAATAATCAAGCTCTGGGTATCGTATGCGACGAACGG tacGGCCGACGTGGGCGTCGAATGGAACCCCTTGAACGGATCCAGCAGTAATTTGAATTACCTGAGAATCGCAGGACCAGACAACCTTTACATGGAAAGCAACTCGAACTTCGGACGGAAGGATTTCTGGTCCACTatcaattttgaagaaaatattttataa
- the LOC124182261 gene encoding luciferin 4-monooxygenase-like isoform X1: protein MGFNQSKSNVPLSNGDVWKYVKSQSERFDASNIIQQNAASGEKLNFNEFSENVESLASVLRDIELTSGVGICSENNLEYCWILLGVLHAGVRCTLLSPTYTERELRHFLNLTKPDIVLCSRLVGDKLYENGESFDAICSAHSFVKGVYVWGPTGCKSLFASLRSVCKNNNNTTRDRKGFEGSREALVLASSGSTGLPKGVVLTHRAVVESLKLSSVYANSCETALGLMPLFHSYGLILGLMCLCEGSKFIIVPKLMGAKDLSEIVCTHQIKNLYIIPSLLAMIGKSSMFTKDNLACVRHVWTSAGKVSRRVQELAVEKLPRNAVVHHCYGMTETTFVTMTGPVGKPECSGKLVSNVECRVIRDTGEICGPDEMGELCFRGPTIMKGYLDNEEATSEALQTDGWLRSGDLGFYDRDGDFFIVDRLKEMIKYQGNQVSPVEIEGVILELSDVLEAAVAGLPSEDFGELPAAGVVVKPESKLSAEDVEEHVARQLSPYKRLRGGVFFFEELPKTGTGKIRRKVLLNLITNITRTLPALDR, encoded by the exons ATGGGTTTTAATCAGTCGAAAAGTAACGTGCCCTTGAGTAACGGGGATGTGTGGAAATACGTTAAATCGCAAAGCGAACGATTCGATGCTTCTAACATTATTCAG CAAAATGCCGCGAGTGGTGAAAAACTGAATTTCAACGAGTTTTCCGAAAACGTAGAGTCCCTCGCATCGGTTCTACGAGATATAGAGCTAACTTCGGGTGTCGGAATATGTTCCGAGAACAATTTGGAATATTGTTGGATATTATTGGGTGTTTTGCATGCAGGAGTCAGATGCACGTTGCTCAGCCCAACGTATACAGAAC gAGAACTGAGGCATTTTTTAAACCTTACGAAACCCGACATTGTTCTCTGTTCGAGACTCGTTGGTGataaattgtatgaaaacGGAGAATCCTTCGACGCCATTTGTTCCGCGCATTCGTTCGTCAAGGGAGTTTACGTCTGGGGACCGACAGGTTGTAAATCATTGTTTGCATCACTGCGGAGCGTctgcaaaaataataataacacaaCCCGAGACCGGAAGGGCTTCGAAGGATCCAGAGAAGCCCTCGTTTTGGCGTCTAGTGGATCGACGGGACTCCCCAAag GTGTCGTGCTAACGCATCGAGCTGTCGTCGAATCGCTCAAGTTGAGCTCCGTGTACGCAAACAGTTGCGAAACTGCCCTGGGCCTTATGCCGTTATTTCATTCCTACGGACTGATACTAGGCCTGATGTGCCTGTGCGAAGGATCGAAGTTTATAATCGTGCCTAAGCTCATGGGGGCGAAAGACCTCAGCGAAATCGTTTGCACGCATCag ATCAAGAACTTGTACATCATTCCGTCGTTGCTGGCGATGATTGGAAAATCTTCGATGTTCACTAAGGATAATTTGGCCTGCGTTCGTCACGTTTGGACGTCAGCTGGTAAAGTGTCGCGACGAGTTCAGGAACTAGCTGTGGAAAAATTACCGAGAAATGCGGTAGTTCACCACTGCTACGGAATGACGGAAACTACATTTGTCACAATGACGGGGCCCGTTGGGAAGCCCGAGTGTTCGGGAAAACTTGTTTCGAACGTAGAGTGCCGAGTGATCCGTGATACCGGCGAGATTTGCGGTCCGGATGAAATGGGGGAACTTTG TTTTCGAGGACCCACGATCATGAAGGGCTACTTGGATAACGAAGAGGCCACCTCTGAAGCCCTTCAAACCGACGGATGGCTTAGGTCCGGAGATTTGGGATTCTACGATCGGGACGGCGATTTCTTTATCGTCGATAGACTCAAGGAGATGATCAAGTATCAGGGAAATCAG GTATCTCCGGTTGAGATCGAGGGTGTAATTCTCGAACTATCGGACGTTCTGGAAGCTGCCGTAGCCGGACTGCCGAGCGAAGATTTTGGCGAACTTCCAGCTGCTGGAGTCGTCGTTAAGCCGGAGTCAAAATTGTCGGCGGAAGATGTCGAGGAACACGTTGCGA GACAATTATCGCCGTACAAGAGACTCAGGGGtggtgttttcttttttgaagaACTTCCCAAAACCGGTACGGGGAAAATACGACGTAAAGTACTGTTGAATCTTATTACGAATATTACTCGTACTCTGCCTGCACTAGATCGATGA
- the LOC124182261 gene encoding luciferin 4-monooxygenase-like isoform X2 — MGFNQSKSNVPLSNGDVWKYVKSQSERFDASNIIQQNAASGEKLNFNEFSENVESLASVLRDIELTSGVGICSENNLEYCWILLGVLHAGVRCTLLSPTYTERELRHFLNLTKPDIVLCSRLVGDKLYENGESFDAICSAHSFVKGVYVWGPTGCKSLFASLRSVCKNNNNTTRDRKGFEGSREALVLASSGSTGLPKGVVLTHRAVVESLKLSSVYANSCETALGLMPLFHSYGLILGLMCLCEGSKFIIVPKLMGAKDLSEIVCTHQIKNLYIIPSLLAMIGKSSMFTKDNLACVRHVWTSAGKVSRRVQELAVEKLPRNAVVHHCYGMTETTFVTMTGPVGKPECSGKLVSNVECRVIRDTGEICGPDEMGELCFRGPTIMKGYLDNEEATSEALQTDGWLRSGDLGFYDRDGDFFIVDRLKEMIKYQGNQVSPVEIEGVILELSDVLEAAVAGLPSEDFGELPAAGVVVKPESKLSAEDVEEHVASGIRMAG, encoded by the exons ATGGGTTTTAATCAGTCGAAAAGTAACGTGCCCTTGAGTAACGGGGATGTGTGGAAATACGTTAAATCGCAAAGCGAACGATTCGATGCTTCTAACATTATTCAG CAAAATGCCGCGAGTGGTGAAAAACTGAATTTCAACGAGTTTTCCGAAAACGTAGAGTCCCTCGCATCGGTTCTACGAGATATAGAGCTAACTTCGGGTGTCGGAATATGTTCCGAGAACAATTTGGAATATTGTTGGATATTATTGGGTGTTTTGCATGCAGGAGTCAGATGCACGTTGCTCAGCCCAACGTATACAGAAC gAGAACTGAGGCATTTTTTAAACCTTACGAAACCCGACATTGTTCTCTGTTCGAGACTCGTTGGTGataaattgtatgaaaacGGAGAATCCTTCGACGCCATTTGTTCCGCGCATTCGTTCGTCAAGGGAGTTTACGTCTGGGGACCGACAGGTTGTAAATCATTGTTTGCATCACTGCGGAGCGTctgcaaaaataataataacacaaCCCGAGACCGGAAGGGCTTCGAAGGATCCAGAGAAGCCCTCGTTTTGGCGTCTAGTGGATCGACGGGACTCCCCAAag GTGTCGTGCTAACGCATCGAGCTGTCGTCGAATCGCTCAAGTTGAGCTCCGTGTACGCAAACAGTTGCGAAACTGCCCTGGGCCTTATGCCGTTATTTCATTCCTACGGACTGATACTAGGCCTGATGTGCCTGTGCGAAGGATCGAAGTTTATAATCGTGCCTAAGCTCATGGGGGCGAAAGACCTCAGCGAAATCGTTTGCACGCATCag ATCAAGAACTTGTACATCATTCCGTCGTTGCTGGCGATGATTGGAAAATCTTCGATGTTCACTAAGGATAATTTGGCCTGCGTTCGTCACGTTTGGACGTCAGCTGGTAAAGTGTCGCGACGAGTTCAGGAACTAGCTGTGGAAAAATTACCGAGAAATGCGGTAGTTCACCACTGCTACGGAATGACGGAAACTACATTTGTCACAATGACGGGGCCCGTTGGGAAGCCCGAGTGTTCGGGAAAACTTGTTTCGAACGTAGAGTGCCGAGTGATCCGTGATACCGGCGAGATTTGCGGTCCGGATGAAATGGGGGAACTTTG TTTTCGAGGACCCACGATCATGAAGGGCTACTTGGATAACGAAGAGGCCACCTCTGAAGCCCTTCAAACCGACGGATGGCTTAGGTCCGGAGATTTGGGATTCTACGATCGGGACGGCGATTTCTTTATCGTCGATAGACTCAAGGAGATGATCAAGTATCAGGGAAATCAG GTATCTCCGGTTGAGATCGAGGGTGTAATTCTCGAACTATCGGACGTTCTGGAAGCTGCCGTAGCCGGACTGCCGAGCGAAGATTTTGGCGAACTTCCAGCTGCTGGAGTCGTCGTTAAGCCGGAGTCAAAATTGTCGGCGGAAGATGTCGAGGAACACGTTGCGA